gttgaatctgtctgtgtgtacatatctatcttaatatttagacgAGTTACGTACACGAATTATGTCAACATTAAAAAGTTCTTCAACTATATGGAGCAGTAGGGGCTGGAGCCGTTCTGGGTTTACAATTGAATTATTTCTAtagtaaataacggattttgagcaaaatgaaaaatctatttttgggttagaatgacatgtcgtcctgatggaagggttcctttaggtagccttttaaGGGATTTTTGCGACAGTGATACTCCCAGGGAATTAAAATGAAGGTCTCCAGGATTGTAACTCTTGGCGCTAGTATCCaaataaggatatcgcataatatcaggggacgtattttttagatacgacacagagcaatcttcaccctgaatagatttaactctttgctttaaggaggaagagtggcgaaagaaagggggtgccgttctaagtacccggtggacctcctatccgtactactaccggcagTTCAAAGATTTCGGTGGGAAAACGTCGCAGTGAGAGAGTGTATGTTGAGTTACTGACATGGCATTCAGTATTATGCTTCAAGCAATACAAGAATATACTTGATTTCATTAATGACTTGTATATTATATTTAGAGTAATTCGTTCAAGATTGTGGATTGAGTAATAGGACAATTAATAACAGCCACaataaaatataatgatgataatactgaaaataaaaatgatattatactgATGGATTGATTGATAGGAAAATTAATAACCGCAACAAAAGAAAATCgacgatgataataaaaataaaaataccataccGAATATATAATGTTAAAAAGTATGCTATGATTTTGATTGAAGAATACTACATATTAAAGCAAACAAAGTTCAATTTTCAAATAGATTAGgaagtaaaattaataaatgaCGAACATTTATTTCCTCTAAATGCTAAAAAAAAAGGACTTCAAGATGCCCAAGGTAATTGTTTACCAAATACAGCAATGCTTTCACTGAAGAGGAAAATTGTGGTTATGAAGAATGGGTACaggtaaggtttaaaggtcgctcatgaatggcagaggcaagggacagagtcatcgccctatgaagcaggataatgctctagagactgaccatttatacatatgatcagcgcccatgccccttctccacccaagctaggaccaaggagggtcaggcaatgactgctagtgactcagcagatagattcttaggctcccccccccatccctagctcacaaggagggtgaggttgcagcgaccaaagaaataagGAGTatgagcgtgacttgaaccccagtctggttttcaccagtcagggacgttaccacgtcgggcATCACAGGTTATATTAGCTTAATTCTATTGCAAGTGGCAGAATGATATAAAATGACTGATTATCAATTTTCTGCTTTGAATTGTCAGCCAGGTCATttccataatcctttttttttctttttttctttatttctaaaggATAGCAAGGAACTTGACCTTGTGGGAGAAGGTCGTGTCAAAATGATAGAAAGGAAGATATCGATATAAAATGCCTCCGTCTTTGATCACATTGGAATCTCAAACATCATCAACATGTATGTAATGGTGAGGCGAGATATTTGGACAATGCTTTCAAATCCGAGTTTATTCTATTCGCCTCTTCAGACTGGGACGTTTGAAGCTGTCACCTTTGATATAGCACAGCAATAAGGTCTTCTTTATCGAGGATGGTTTTTGCTCTGGACTGCAAAGCAGCACTTTGAGAAATTGCTTTAAAACTAATCTGCTTTCAAGaagtgaaaatttaataataataaaactttctcAGGCTTTGGTTGCAAATATCAAATTGCAAATAGATATTGCAAAGCAGTTTCAGTAAAAACATTTAGTGTGTCCCCTATATTTTTTAAAAGTAGCTCTTTAAGGGTTAGAAGTTGGTTGGTGGCACCCTGGAAAGTGCTGGAGAAACTTTTTATAGCCTTCTAATGTAACTTGCCACGCTACaaatttttacagaatttttcGCAAAAAGATTAGAAGTTATGAATTATAACATCTGATAAACTTATGATATCTGTACGTTACTTCTACCATTGGAAATAGGGAATATTCAAATATTTGATGGTATGTCAGGTTGCTGACGTATTTGCTTCTGCTTTAACCCTTTATTAATTTACACGCATCGGGTTGGAGGGTAGTTATAAGTTTTGCATAGTAACTATATTATCTATAGCTACAAACGTTAGGACTTTGAGACTATATTGCTATCTAAATCAGTCTTTTGCCTTGGATAAGGTTGGTAATCTACTGTTCAGTATCCTTTCATTCTAAGAGTTCATTTTGCTTATTTTCATCTTAAAGATAACCATTTAATATCTAAGAAAGCAGCTTTCTGAAATAAaatggatttttaatgaaaattgtttCCGTATTTGCATATTTAATTAAGACATTTGCACATAAATATCGTTattaatgacaatgaaagaatcgGTTCATCAGTGTGGAACACCATATGAGGGTTTGGGTTGTTCGTAAGTCGGAGCTGGAGCTGAGTAAGCGGGAGCAGGGGCTGAGTATGAGGGGGCTGGCTTGTAGGGCTGGGGTTCTGGGTACTGGGCCTcgccctcgtaagtgacctcagcctggtatccgttgtggtgatcggcggtgtaagtgacgacctgagtgcgaccgtcggggaggaGGACGCGGTACTGACCGTTGACGACCTTGCCGTCAGAGTTGGAGTTGTGGTCGAAGTCGAGACCCTtgtagtcgtccttgacggcgtacTCGAAGTCGAAGGGCATACCCTCCTGAAATGCGTAAGAAGATATATTTCATTTGGTGTTCAATTCCTTGCTGTTGTAAATTTACTTTAGATGTAAACCTCTTCTGCAAACAATACTGTCTCCATTTTTATTcccaaatgtttttaattttagGAAAAGTGCCAAAAAGGCAGCGCTTGAGCTAAGTCCTATTGGTTTTATCAGTATATTTagatcatatttatacattatctgattttttatattaagaaagtCTCATGACAAAATCAGATAAATTATAATAGAATAATTTctcctgtttaaatattcttagGTGATTAGGAATCAGTTGAATAGATGCTAAATATCTCTTTGATACCTAAACCTACTAACAGAAATCAGATTGTTACCTCTTTTTTCTCGTAGGATGGTTGAGGGGCTGAATAGGATGGTTGAGGGGCTGAGTAGGATGGCTGAGGTGGGGCGTATGCTGGTGTTGGTGGGGCATACCCATACCCAGCTGGGGCAGGCTTGTCAGGGCGGGCCAAAGCCACGGCCGCCAAACACAGCATAGTTACCTGGAAATTAATTAGTTTGTCTTTAATGAAAGCATCAAGAGGACACAAGCAGTTTGTCATTTCTAAACtaaattttgtttgtttgattaTATGTACTAAAAACACTTGTCAGAACACTAAAGAAATCTGGACGTCTAGGATCTAGTATGCCAACAAACACATGATAAGAAGGGTAATATATTACCTAATCCAAAGAATTCTAAGATAATTTCAGTCACCCTTTAACCTTATATTTTTAACAGGTAATTACAGaattatgacaatatttttttacACCTATTGTTTATGCATTTAAAAACAAATTAGGCATTACTCAAATCATAAATCTCCACTTAGATGTTGTGCCCATTCACGTAACTCCTCAGTGTTATATTTTCAAACTAGTGTACACCACCCGTTAAAAATTACTAGACGTCTAgatgtatatgcacacactcacacagattccacccttcccaccccTATCCCCTTTCATGACTAAAACATGgctacccctctcccccctcccccccccccccatactcgaGTGACTGGAAAAAAACGAGTAATCATACATCTGGCAATGTCACACAGTGTGACAAGAAAGATAtatactgtgtttgtatatatatatatatatatatatatatatatatatatatatata
The nucleotide sequence above comes from Palaemon carinicauda isolate YSFRI2023 chromosome 18, ASM3689809v2, whole genome shotgun sequence. Encoded proteins:
- the LOC137657988 gene encoding cuticle protein 18.6-like; the encoded protein is MTNCLCPLDAFIKDKLINFQVTMLCLAAVALARPDKPAPAGYGYAPPTPAYAPPQPSYSAPQPSYSAPQPSYEKKEEGMPFDFEYAVKDDYKGLDFDHNSNSDGKVVNGQYRVLLPDGRTQVVTYTADHHNGYQAEVTYEGEAQYPEPQPYKPAPSYSAPAPAYSAPAPTYEQPKPSYGAPTPAYAPPQPSYSAPQPSYSASQPSYSAPQPSYEKKEGMPFDFEYAVKDDYKGLDFDHNSNSDGKVVNGQYRVLLPDGRTQIVTYTADHHNGYQAEVTYEGEAQYPQPQPYKPAPSYSAPAPTYEQPKPSYGVPH